CAGTGATCCCCGCATCACTTCGCTCGTTATGGGGCCGGCGGCGGGCGTCAATGACCGGACAAAGGCATTTGTGCTGGCGGCGCTGAAAGCCCAAAGAGCCTGCGTGCTCGATGCCGATGCCCTGACCGTTTTCAAGAACGATCCGTCGCAGCTTTTCGACGCCATCCGTTCGCCGGTCCTGCTCACACCGCATGAAGGCGAGTTTGCCCGGTTGTTCGGCAAGGTTACCCACCGCGAAGACGATGCCTTGCGGGCCGCAAAGACCAGTGGCGCGGTGGTGTTGTTGAAGGGTCGTGATACGGTCATCGCCGCGCCGGATGGCCGTCTTGTCATCAACCGCGACGCCCCGCCGACCCTGGCCACCGCCGGTTCCGGTGATGTGCTGGCGGGGTTCGCCGGCGGGCTGATGGCGCAGGGCATGGAGGTTTTTGAAACCGCCTGCGCCGCCGCCTGGATACACGCCGAAGCGGCGCGCCTGTTCGGCCCCGGCCTGATTTCGGAAGACCTGAGCGAAATGGTGCCGCAGGTGCTGCGTCAGTTAGAGCGTTTTCCGATCTGATTTGATCAGATCGGAAAGCACTCTAACTCTTTACTGTACCACACTTTTTAATCCGAAAAGTGCGTTACACTTTTCGGAAAGTGCTCTAAACCGCTGATCAGATGGCGCAGACGGCGCCGGTGCCTTTCAGACCGCAATAGCCTTCC
This sequence is a window from Asticcacaulis sp.. Protein-coding genes within it:
- a CDS encoding NAD(P)H-hydrate dehydratase — translated: MTDNTPAPWLSALPALKTDGSKYDRGHCVVLGGPVASTGAARLAARAALRIGAGLVSVACDPSSLMVYATALEAVMTKPVKDEAAFADLISDPRITSLVMGPAAGVNDRTKAFVLAALKAQRACVLDADALTVFKNDPSQLFDAIRSPVLLTPHEGEFARLFGKVTHREDDALRAAKTSGAVVLLKGRDTVIAAPDGRLVINRDAPPTLATAGSGDVLAGFAGGLMAQGMEVFETACAAAWIHAEAARLFGPGLISEDLSEMVPQVLRQLERFPI